A window of Pontibacter deserti contains these coding sequences:
- the lipB gene encoding lipoyl(octanoyl) transferase LipB, producing the protein MLQNKEIQFEQLGLIDYKEAWEYQEKLFNEILELKSQNRKAPEDAQVQTPNYLLFCSHPHVYTLGKSGHEENLLIDEEGLKAKGATFYKINRGGDITYHGPGQIVGYPILDLDNFFTDIHKYLRLLEEAVILTLEEYGITTGRIPGLTGVWLDHEAQVNPRKICAMGVKCSRWVTMHGFAFNINTDLNYFSNIVPCGISDKKVTSLAQELGYEVPLAEVEEKLRKHIANLFEATIITATHEKRH; encoded by the coding sequence GTGTTACAAAATAAAGAAATACAATTTGAGCAGCTTGGCCTGATCGATTATAAAGAAGCCTGGGAATACCAGGAAAAGCTTTTTAACGAGATATTGGAGCTAAAGAGCCAGAACCGTAAAGCTCCGGAAGATGCACAGGTGCAAACGCCCAACTATCTGCTGTTCTGCTCGCACCCGCATGTGTATACACTGGGTAAAAGTGGCCACGAAGAAAATTTACTTATAGATGAAGAAGGTCTGAAAGCAAAGGGAGCTACCTTCTATAAGATAAACCGTGGTGGAGATATTACTTACCATGGGCCGGGGCAAATTGTAGGTTATCCTATACTTGACCTGGATAATTTCTTTACCGATATTCACAAATACCTTCGCCTTCTGGAAGAAGCAGTTATACTTACATTGGAGGAGTATGGAATTACAACTGGCCGTATACCTGGCTTAACCGGTGTTTGGTTGGATCATGAAGCACAGGTAAATCCGCGTAAGATATGTGCCATGGGTGTAAAGTGCAGCCGTTGGGTAACTATGCACGGTTTTGCTTTTAATATAAATACAGACCTGAATTATTTTAGTAATATTGTGCCTTGTGGTATCAGCGATAAAAAAGTAACCTCGCTGGCGCAGGAACTTGGGTATGAAGTGCCTTTAGCTGAAGTAGAAGAAAAACTTCGTAAACACATTGCTAACCTGTTCGAAGCCACTATTATTACTGCAACACATGAAAAAAGACATTGA
- a CDS encoding PorP/SprF family type IX secretion system membrane protein, whose protein sequence is MKKLLPVFLLFLLYSQKLMAQQQPQFTHYSFNGMQLSPAYAGITNRPEVLSIFRYQWLGYDASFDDGGSPQTLLLTAHTPVRLLNGGVGITLMRDKIANTTQSGVALSYSFHIPIGEAKLGLGVQGNYNKIKKGEYRPNQPDDPFVPLNSSDTKYDLGAGIWYESSTFYAGGGVTNLLKAEYEFSNIQDNVEDDVKGTFFSENHIYATAGYHLPVANMFILTPMALVKHDTETFSFDAGAKVTYEEKYWAGVNYRHKEAVGALIGLGLFTDNSLRVGYAFDFTIFDRVAKAPTSHEVMLSYRLPEPAVRFKPPVRTPRYNFTK, encoded by the coding sequence ATGAAAAAGCTTTTACCTGTATTCTTGTTGTTCCTGCTTTATAGTCAGAAACTTATGGCGCAACAACAGCCACAGTTTACTCATTATAGCTTTAATGGCATGCAACTAAGCCCTGCATATGCTGGTATTACAAACCGCCCTGAGGTATTGTCGATATTCAGATATCAGTGGTTGGGGTATGATGCTTCTTTTGATGATGGCGGGTCTCCGCAAACACTCCTGCTTACTGCGCATACACCCGTACGTTTATTAAACGGTGGTGTAGGTATAACCTTAATGCGTGATAAAATTGCAAACACTACCCAGAGCGGAGTGGCGTTGTCGTATTCATTTCATATACCAATAGGCGAAGCAAAACTAGGGTTGGGTGTACAGGGTAATTATAATAAAATAAAGAAAGGGGAATATAGGCCAAACCAGCCGGACGATCCCTTTGTGCCACTTAACAGCTCTGATACCAAGTATGATCTGGGGGCGGGCATTTGGTATGAATCCAGTACATTTTATGCCGGTGGGGGTGTAACAAATCTATTAAAAGCAGAGTATGAGTTTTCGAATATCCAAGACAATGTAGAAGACGATGTCAAGGGAACCTTTTTCAGCGAAAATCATATTTATGCTACTGCCGGATATCACCTGCCTGTTGCTAACATGTTTATACTTACGCCAATGGCACTCGTAAAGCATGATACTGAAACATTTTCGTTTGATGCCGGAGCAAAAGTAACATACGAAGAAAAATATTGGGCAGGAGTGAACTACCGACATAAAGAAGCTGTTGGAGCGCTAATTGGGTTAGGTTTATTTACAGATAATTCATTAAGAGTAGGATACGCATTTGATTTTACAATATTTGACAGAGTTGCCAAGGCACCAACATCACACGAAGTGATGCTTTCTTACAGGCTTCCAGAGCCTGCCGTGCGTTTCAAGCCACCAGTAAGAACACCAAGGTATAACTTCACGAAGTAA
- a CDS encoding uroporphyrinogen-III synthase translates to MVESKAKGSANPERHKIPIKSILVTQPQPTTDNSPYVTIAEKYGIKVDFRAFIEVEPVPYKEFRKDKVDILAHTAVIFTSRNAVDHFFRICQESKIEMPADMKYFCISDQTAYYLQKYIVLRKRKLFVGEKTAKDLFEVIKKHKNEKFLFPCSNIRKDDIPEFMAANKIKCTEAIIYKTVAADLSDLDDVTYDCLAFFSPSGITSLFINFPDFKQNNTRIAAFGPTTAKAVRDAGLELDIEAPMPNAPSMTGAIEVYIQNHKQK, encoded by the coding sequence ATGGTTGAGAGCAAAGCAAAAGGAAGTGCCAATCCTGAAAGACACAAAATTCCTATCAAAAGTATACTGGTAACGCAGCCGCAGCCTACAACAGATAACTCACCTTATGTAACTATAGCCGAGAAATACGGTATTAAAGTTGATTTCAGGGCGTTTATTGAAGTGGAGCCTGTTCCTTACAAAGAGTTCAGAAAGGACAAGGTTGATATTCTAGCGCATACAGCTGTTATTTTTACCAGCCGTAATGCTGTTGATCATTTCTTCAGAATCTGCCAGGAAAGTAAAATAGAGATGCCGGCTGATATGAAGTACTTCTGCATTTCAGATCAAACGGCTTATTACCTGCAAAAGTATATCGTGCTGCGTAAGCGCAAATTATTTGTTGGCGAAAAAACTGCAAAAGATTTATTCGAAGTGATTAAAAAGCACAAGAATGAAAAATTCCTTTTCCCGTGCTCAAACATTCGCAAAGATGATATTCCGGAATTTATGGCAGCCAATAAGATCAAGTGTACAGAAGCGATCATTTACAAAACCGTTGCTGCTGACTTGTCTGACCTGGATGATGTTACTTATGACTGCCTGGCTTTCTTTAGTCCGTCTGGTATAACTTCCCTGTTTATTAACTTCCCGGATTTCAAACAAAACAATACAAGAATTGCTGCTTTTGGCCCTACTACAGCTAAGGCAGTTCGTGATGCCGGCCTTGAACTGGATATTGAGGCACCAATGCCAAACGCTCCTTCAATGACAGGTGCTATAGAGGTGTACATACAAAATCATAAACAGAAGTAA
- the htpG gene encoding molecular chaperone HtpG has product MEERGSISIHTENIFPIIKKFLYSDHEIFLRELVSNAVDATQKVKRLAAIGEYKGDLGDLTVKVSVDKDARTITIADQGIGMTAEEIKKYINQIAFSGAEEFVERYKEAGDRSQIIGQFGLGFYSAFMVADRVEIVTKSYQEGAESAHWSCDGSTEFAIKEAHKENRGTNVILNVASDSEEFLEPARIRTILTKYCKFLPVPVEFEGEVINNPNPIWTKQPSELTDEDYKNFYKELYPFSEAPLFWIHLNVDYPFNLTGILYFPKIKNDFELQRNKIQLYSRQVFITDEVKDVVPEFLMLLHGVIDSPDIPLNVSRSFLQADSSVKKINTYITKKVADKLAEIFKKDRETFEKNWDDINVFVKYGMLSDDKFYEKAKDFVLLQSIDNKYYTIEEYKALTQANQTDKNGNLVLLYTTDADKQHAFIEAAQNRSYDVVKLDSLIDSHFIGMLEQKLEKTTLKRVDSETIEKLIEKDEAKESVLNDKEKETLKGIYETAIDNKNMHVEVAAMSPDDAPVVITLPEFMRRMKDMSRAGGGGMMFMGDMPDTYNVTINANHTLNQRILNTKEDNKARIARQAFDLALLSQNMLSGAALTSFVKRSFELIDKE; this is encoded by the coding sequence ATGGAAGAAAGAGGCAGTATCTCGATTCATACCGAGAACATTTTCCCGATCATCAAGAAGTTTTTATACTCTGATCATGAGATTTTCCTGAGAGAGCTGGTAAGTAATGCCGTAGATGCAACGCAAAAAGTAAAGCGACTGGCTGCTATCGGCGAGTACAAAGGCGACCTTGGCGACCTGACCGTTAAGGTAAGCGTGGATAAAGATGCCCGTACCATTACCATTGCTGACCAGGGTATCGGTATGACAGCCGAAGAGATCAAAAAATATATCAACCAGATTGCGTTTTCGGGTGCAGAGGAGTTTGTGGAGCGTTACAAAGAAGCCGGAGACAGAAGCCAGATCATCGGGCAGTTCGGTCTTGGGTTCTATTCTGCATTTATGGTGGCCGACCGCGTAGAGATCGTTACAAAATCTTATCAGGAAGGCGCTGAGTCAGCACATTGGTCTTGCGATGGCAGTACTGAATTTGCCATTAAAGAAGCTCATAAAGAAAACAGAGGTACCAATGTGATACTTAACGTAGCCTCAGATTCGGAAGAGTTTTTAGAGCCTGCCCGCATCAGAACTATACTTACCAAATATTGCAAGTTCTTGCCGGTGCCTGTTGAGTTCGAAGGCGAGGTGATTAACAACCCGAACCCGATCTGGACAAAGCAGCCAAGCGAACTTACTGACGAGGACTATAAGAATTTCTACAAGGAGCTTTACCCGTTCTCAGAAGCGCCGCTATTCTGGATTCACCTGAACGTGGACTATCCGTTTAACCTGACTGGTATTCTATACTTCCCTAAGATCAAGAATGACTTTGAGCTGCAGCGCAACAAAATTCAACTTTACTCGCGCCAGGTGTTTATTACTGATGAAGTAAAAGACGTGGTGCCTGAGTTCCTGATGCTGCTGCACGGTGTTATCGATTCGCCGGACATTCCGCTGAACGTAAGCCGCTCATTCCTGCAGGCCGACTCCAGCGTGAAGAAGATCAATACTTACATCACTAAAAAGGTAGCTGATAAACTGGCAGAGATATTTAAGAAAGACCGCGAAACGTTTGAGAAGAACTGGGATGACATTAACGTGTTTGTAAAGTATGGCATGCTAAGCGACGACAAGTTCTATGAGAAAGCCAAAGACTTTGTGCTGCTGCAGAGCATCGATAACAAATACTATACTATAGAAGAGTATAAAGCACTTACGCAGGCTAACCAGACAGATAAAAATGGTAACCTGGTACTGCTTTATACAACAGATGCAGACAAGCAACATGCCTTTATAGAGGCCGCTCAGAACCGTAGCTACGATGTAGTTAAACTGGATTCACTGATCGACAGCCACTTTATAGGTATGCTGGAGCAGAAACTAGAAAAAACTACCCTGAAGCGCGTTGACTCTGAAACAATAGAGAAACTAATCGAGAAGGACGAAGCCAAAGAAAGCGTACTGAACGATAAGGAAAAAGAAACGCTGAAAGGCATTTATGAAACGGCTATTGATAACAAAAATATGCATGTAGAGGTAGCTGCTATGTCGCCGGACGATGCGCCAGTTGTAATTACATTGCCTGAGTTTATGCGCCGCATGAAAGACATGAGTCGTGCAGGTGGTGGCGGTATGATGTTTATGGGTGATATGCCGGATACTTATAACGTTACTATAAACGCTAACCACACGCTTAACCAGCGCATCCTGAATACAAAGGAAGATAACAAAGCACGTATTGCACGACAGGCTTTCGATCTTGCGTTATTGTCTCAGAACATGCTTTCGGGGGCGGCACTTACGAGCTTCGTGAAGCGCAGCTTTGAGCTTATTGATAAAGAATAG
- a CDS encoding TonB-dependent receptor, translating into MAALPLAAQDMLPHVGATGAVQDCGLTISGKVLDHDTRAPLPGATIYIPQLDRAAIADAYGNYHFHHVCQGTYTFKVSFIGYTTEAYSYRITTSSVRDLQLHSDAAMLRSVEVVSTKVITEAQATEVLAGRQLQQTEGMALGKALEKLPGVSSLQTGPNVSKPVIHGMSGSRVLILNNGVRHEAQQWGDEHAPEIDPLAATELKVVKGAAGVRYGSDAIAGTILVNPSPMPDTAGISGNIGLIGGTNGRMGSVSGLLQGRLQKQPISWRLHTSLKKAGDSHTPEYNLKNTGFEEQNLAATLGYNREKFGTEAYYSLFHSKVGLLTSAHINSTTDMLNAIARGRPEETGEFSYTIARPYQDINHHLLKLKSYYTTGDIGKLLFTYAFQKNVREEFDKDEPEDDPNRPDLHLDLLTHTTELVWEHELPSEISGSMGVSTLWQDNTYLWRKFVPFYRSFTAGVFAEEKWRKGNLQLEGGIRYDYKNMDVKALDRDNNLNKPTYTFHNLSGSAGALLDVGYHFTFGGNVSYASRSPHANELFADGIHHGTASYEVGDPNMVSEHAINTSATINYHSNARLNGGISIFNNTIYNYIYLQPDAEPVLTVFGSYLSYHYKQADARFYGADLNLSYALLLNKLVLDAKASIVRAYNTQEDQYLPGIPADRINADLEYELGDLAKTNFTNSFVSVGGLMVARQNRSDKQTDPWMDAPEGYFLLQAEAGTTLKFGRQPVEVSVSGNNLLNSVYRDYQNRLRFFASETARMLLIRIKLPLYLKQNTKI; encoded by the coding sequence ATGGCTGCACTGCCACTGGCTGCCCAGGATATGCTGCCACATGTTGGTGCTACAGGCGCTGTGCAGGATTGTGGCCTAACCATATCTGGTAAGGTGCTGGATCATGATACCCGGGCTCCTTTACCAGGCGCTACCATCTATATTCCGCAACTAGACCGCGCTGCGATTGCTGATGCTTATGGTAATTATCATTTTCATCATGTGTGCCAGGGTACTTATACTTTTAAAGTAAGCTTTATTGGCTATACTACAGAGGCATATTCTTACAGAATCACCACATCTTCGGTAAGAGATCTGCAATTGCACTCTGATGCTGCCATGCTGCGCTCGGTGGAAGTAGTAAGTACAAAAGTTATAACTGAAGCACAGGCTACGGAAGTATTAGCTGGCAGGCAACTGCAGCAGACAGAAGGCATGGCTTTAGGGAAAGCACTGGAGAAGCTGCCAGGCGTAAGCTCCTTACAAACTGGGCCAAACGTATCGAAGCCTGTTATACATGGCATGAGTGGCAGCCGCGTACTTATACTTAACAATGGGGTGCGGCACGAGGCACAACAATGGGGCGACGAACATGCTCCGGAAATTGACCCGCTCGCTGCCACAGAACTTAAAGTGGTAAAAGGCGCTGCCGGTGTTCGCTACGGTTCTGATGCTATTGCCGGAACTATACTTGTAAACCCAAGCCCAATGCCCGATACAGCAGGTATAAGCGGTAATATTGGCCTGATAGGTGGCACTAATGGCCGGATGGGTTCAGTTTCTGGTTTGCTGCAGGGCCGATTACAGAAACAACCTATCAGTTGGCGACTACATACTTCTCTTAAAAAAGCCGGTGATTCTCATACGCCGGAGTATAACCTGAAGAATACAGGCTTTGAAGAGCAGAACTTGGCGGCAACGCTTGGCTACAACCGTGAAAAATTCGGGACAGAAGCCTATTATAGTTTGTTTCATTCTAAAGTTGGGTTGCTCACATCGGCGCACATTAACAGCACCACAGATATGCTGAATGCCATTGCCCGCGGCAGGCCTGAAGAAACAGGTGAATTCAGTTATACTATCGCCCGGCCATACCAGGACATCAACCACCATCTCCTGAAGCTGAAGAGTTACTATACTACCGGAGACATTGGTAAGCTGTTGTTTACGTATGCTTTTCAGAAAAACGTGCGGGAAGAGTTTGATAAAGATGAGCCGGAAGATGACCCTAACCGCCCTGACCTGCACCTGGATTTGCTAACGCATACTACTGAATTGGTGTGGGAGCATGAATTACCTTCCGAAATCTCGGGCAGTATGGGCGTTAGCACACTCTGGCAGGACAACACATACCTGTGGCGTAAGTTCGTACCATTTTACAGGAGTTTTACAGCAGGTGTTTTTGCTGAAGAGAAATGGCGTAAAGGCAACCTACAACTCGAAGGCGGTATACGCTACGACTATAAGAACATGGATGTAAAAGCACTGGATAGAGACAATAACCTCAACAAGCCAACTTATACTTTTCATAACCTGTCGGGTAGTGCTGGAGCGTTGCTGGATGTTGGGTATCACTTTACGTTCGGTGGAAATGTGAGCTATGCATCCAGGTCGCCTCATGCTAACGAGCTTTTTGCCGATGGCATACACCACGGAACAGCATCCTATGAAGTGGGAGATCCGAATATGGTATCAGAGCATGCCATAAACACAAGTGCAACTATAAACTACCACAGCAATGCCCGCCTGAACGGAGGTATAAGTATATTCAATAACACTATCTACAATTACATCTACCTGCAACCAGATGCTGAGCCGGTGTTAACAGTTTTTGGGTCTTACCTATCGTATCATTACAAACAGGCCGACGCACGTTTTTACGGAGCAGATCTTAACTTGTCTTATGCCCTTCTCCTGAACAAGCTTGTTCTCGATGCAAAGGCAAGTATAGTTCGGGCTTATAACACCCAGGAAGATCAGTATTTACCAGGCATACCTGCCGACAGGATAAATGCCGACTTGGAATATGAGCTGGGAGATTTGGCCAAGACTAATTTCACAAATAGCTTTGTTTCGGTGGGAGGGTTAATGGTTGCGCGGCAAAACCGATCTGATAAGCAGACAGACCCATGGATGGATGCACCAGAAGGTTACTTTTTGCTGCAGGCAGAAGCAGGAACTACTTTAAAGTTTGGCCGTCAACCTGTTGAGGTAAGTGTGTCCGGAAACAATCTGCTAAACTCGGTTTATAGAGATTATCAGAACCGATTACGTTTTTTTGCCAGCGAAACTGCACGAATGTTACTGATTCGTATTAAATTACCGCTATATTTAAAACAGAATACAAAAATTTAA
- a CDS encoding toxin-antitoxin system YwqK family antitoxin, whose product MTSHSLRLVYTLVTGLFLLTLGGCGEPKWNSDYNLNQAQLKQNPKAADSAALASADTTKPDITASSLVNDVEKKEKKKQKKRSRYFLGEKVQRGFTRTGRDERETLELFSYLPEHKEPNAYAQEKYVYDTKRKKIGKVRGDVDPDRYKLLHGPYKKTYGDVVIEEGFFYIGTKHLRWEKYKRDGTLADKAHYDKGFLRDAVITYYGGNKDKIKEIIPYAYGEVQGTYYKFYENGQVEWVGNYDKGRKVGTWIKHYSFKNRRHYEFQYPETAYEPQTEPVLVKEYDRHGTLVFEKGKIDKRSAQRQ is encoded by the coding sequence ATGACAAGTCACTCTCTTCGGCTGGTTTATACTTTGGTAACAGGTCTGTTTTTACTGACGCTGGGTGGCTGTGGTGAGCCTAAATGGAACAGCGATTACAACCTGAATCAGGCACAGCTAAAGCAAAATCCCAAAGCTGCTGATTCTGCCGCACTAGCCTCTGCCGATACTACCAAGCCTGACATTACAGCATCTTCGCTGGTGAATGATGTTGAGAAGAAAGAGAAGAAGAAGCAAAAGAAACGAAGCCGTTATTTTCTGGGAGAAAAAGTGCAGCGTGGCTTTACCCGTACCGGCCGCGACGAGCGCGAAACATTAGAGCTGTTTAGCTACCTGCCGGAGCACAAAGAACCCAACGCTTATGCCCAGGAAAAATATGTGTATGATACAAAGCGTAAAAAAATAGGCAAAGTACGTGGTGATGTAGACCCGGATCGCTACAAACTGTTGCATGGCCCTTACAAGAAAACGTACGGCGATGTGGTAATTGAAGAAGGTTTCTTTTACATCGGTACAAAACACCTGCGCTGGGAAAAGTATAAACGTGATGGCACCCTGGCCGACAAAGCACATTATGACAAAGGCTTTCTGCGCGATGCAGTAATTACGTACTATGGTGGCAACAAAGACAAAATAAAGGAAATCATACCTTATGCTTATGGTGAAGTGCAGGGTACGTACTACAAGTTTTATGAGAACGGTCAGGTAGAATGGGTTGGTAACTACGATAAAGGTCGCAAAGTAGGCACCTGGATCAAGCATTATAGCTTTAAAAACCGCCGCCATTATGAATTTCAATACCCGGAAACAGCTTACGAGCCACAGACAGAACCGGTATTAGTTAAAGAATACGATCGGCATGGTACGCTTGTATTTGAAAAAGGGAAGATTGACAAACGGTCGGCGCAACGTCAGTGA
- a CDS encoding YraN family protein, giving the protein MASPINNHIHTGQTGERMAQLYLQEQGYTILEKNYRYKRAEIDIIARKDALLVFVEVKTRASDTFGFPEAAVNSRKEKLVVDAAEEFILANGWEQEIRFDIISVTLTTPPAILHFEDAFH; this is encoded by the coding sequence ATGGCTTCACCAATTAACAACCACATCCATACTGGTCAGACAGGTGAACGTATGGCGCAACTATACTTGCAGGAGCAGGGCTATACGATACTTGAAAAAAACTACAGGTATAAACGTGCTGAGATTGACATAATTGCCCGCAAAGATGCGCTGCTGGTATTTGTAGAAGTGAAAACCCGAGCGTCCGATACCTTTGGGTTTCCGGAAGCAGCCGTGAACAGCAGGAAAGAAAAATTAGTAGTAGATGCCGCCGAAGAATTTATACTTGCGAATGGTTGGGAGCAGGAAATCCGGTTCGATATTATATCAGTAACATTAACAACGCCGCCGGCCATACTTCATTTCGAAGATGCTTTTCACTGA
- a CDS encoding DUF4271 domain-containing protein, with protein MFLKFNFGVKLIYALLLCIVVTGTINAQVLPLEQENTITADWLVYKSNTKELIPYVAGAGASNNAVHQWVQITPANAFLISFAATKGTCLFLNNQLIFIADSTAAFKLNLVPYAQDLKAKQGKYLLSVWHPEQQPVVSSFKNAEAIQQGAVQGQGQSVLAVRVREYVNLNAFIIFILLIGLLYGALKSNYPADFSSLYSINSFFRTNALQEGFLSKPVSSWSSILFIIVFSLSLALLIAAIHTEVQHIQLLNQFFPVSAAGISTKVIFYTVLIFLFILIKYLFLKMMAFIFGLEQVVHLQYREFLRTILFLGIFLPVIVLFYMAFNASMPQVILLASNLAVAFVLIVTIVRVFATVNTKASVLNLHLFSYLCATEVIPLAIILKLIVFNF; from the coding sequence GTGTTTCTAAAGTTTAATTTTGGAGTAAAGCTTATATACGCACTGCTGTTATGCATTGTAGTTACGGGCACAATAAATGCGCAGGTGCTTCCTCTGGAGCAGGAGAACACTATTACAGCAGATTGGTTAGTATATAAAAGCAATACAAAGGAACTTATACCTTATGTGGCTGGCGCAGGTGCCAGTAATAATGCAGTGCATCAGTGGGTGCAAATTACTCCAGCCAATGCCTTTCTAATTTCTTTTGCTGCAACCAAAGGCACATGCCTGTTCCTGAACAACCAACTTATCTTTATAGCTGATTCAACCGCAGCTTTTAAGCTGAACCTGGTGCCTTACGCTCAAGATCTTAAAGCAAAACAAGGCAAGTATCTGCTTTCAGTCTGGCACCCGGAGCAGCAGCCGGTAGTGAGTTCTTTTAAAAATGCTGAAGCAATACAACAGGGTGCTGTGCAGGGACAGGGGCAGTCAGTTTTGGCAGTGCGTGTACGGGAATACGTGAATCTGAATGCGTTTATCATTTTTATACTTTTGATAGGGCTATTATATGGTGCTTTAAAAAGTAACTATCCAGCTGATTTTAGCAGCTTATATAGCATTAACTCTTTCTTTAGAACAAATGCGTTACAAGAAGGCTTCCTTTCAAAACCGGTAAGCTCCTGGTCAAGTATACTTTTTATAATAGTTTTCTCGCTTTCGCTGGCTCTGCTTATAGCGGCAATACATACTGAGGTGCAGCACATTCAGTTGTTAAATCAGTTCTTCCCGGTTTCTGCAGCAGGTATAAGCACCAAGGTTATTTTTTATACTGTTCTTATCTTTTTGTTTATCCTGATAAAATACCTTTTCCTTAAAATGATGGCATTCATTTTTGGATTAGAGCAGGTTGTTCATTTACAGTATCGTGAGTTTTTAAGAACCATACTTTTCCTTGGTATTTTTCTACCTGTTATAGTTTTATTTTATATGGCTTTTAATGCCAGTATGCCGCAGGTTATATTGCTGGCATCTAATCTGGCGGTTGCATTTGTGTTGATAGTCACAATTGTGCGCGTATTTGCTACAGTAAATACTAAAGCATCTGTATTAAATCTGCATTTATTTTCATACCTTTGCGCCACAGAAGTGATTCCGTTGGCGATTATACTGAAACTGATCGTTTTTAACTTCTAA
- a CDS encoding MraY family glycosyltransferase → MEQRIIHLVLSFLWAFLIAIFAVPSIIRVAHLKNILDQPNFRTVHAELTPRLGGLAMFAGFMSALTIFADLNNGVQQLLAGCVILFFIGLKDDLISISAMKKFAVQLLATGIVMFIADIRITSFQGIFGVGELEIGISYGFTFLVIIGITNSLNLIDGLDGLAGTLALIACVTFGVYFYLFGGPNYSNYAAVAFCLAGGILGFLRYNFHKATIFMGDTGSLLCGFIISVMAIQFIEMRQVSAAPSVAIGILFVPVFDTIRVFSIRIFNGRSPFIPDKNHVHHRLLAMGLNQISTVLTLAIINMLIIMYVVSFGKWGNLYLLLSLVTFSVMFSVVLGIYRTKSAQRVSKV, encoded by the coding sequence ATGGAGCAGAGAATTATACATCTGGTGTTGTCTTTTTTATGGGCTTTCCTGATAGCTATATTCGCTGTTCCGTCTATTATTCGGGTAGCTCACCTCAAAAATATCCTGGATCAGCCTAACTTCCGGACAGTACACGCAGAGCTAACACCTCGTTTAGGTGGCCTGGCTATGTTTGCCGGATTCATGTCGGCGCTTACCATTTTCGCTGATCTGAATAATGGGGTGCAGCAGCTTTTGGCTGGCTGCGTTATACTTTTCTTTATTGGGTTAAAAGATGATCTGATCTCGATCTCTGCCATGAAGAAATTTGCCGTACAGCTGTTGGCTACAGGTATAGTAATGTTTATTGCTGATATCCGCATCACCAGCTTTCAGGGTATATTTGGTGTAGGTGAGTTAGAGATTGGTATCAGTTATGGATTTACTTTCCTGGTAATTATAGGAATTACAAATTCATTGAATCTGATAGATGGTCTGGATGGTTTGGCAGGTACACTGGCATTGATCGCCTGTGTAACTTTTGGAGTCTATTTCTACCTGTTTGGAGGCCCTAACTATAGTAATTATGCTGCTGTAGCTTTTTGTTTGGCGGGTGGTATACTCGGTTTTCTACGCTATAATTTTCATAAAGCTACTATATTTATGGGCGATACAGGTTCGTTGCTCTGTGGCTTTATTATCTCTGTTATGGCCATACAATTCATTGAAATGCGCCAGGTGTCTGCTGCGCCTTCTGTAGCAATTGGTATTTTGTTTGTACCGGTTTTTGATACGATAAGGGTATTTTCAATCCGGATATTTAATGGAAGATCACCTTTTATACCAGATAAAAATCACGTGCATCATCGCCTGCTGGCCATGGGTCTAAACCAGATCAGCACAGTCCTGACCCTTGCCATAATCAACATGCTTATCATTATGTATGTGGTTAGTTTTGGCAAATGGGGAAATTTATACCTGTTGCTCTCTTTAGTAACTTTCTCAGTAATGTTTAGTGTTGTTCTTGGAATATACAGAACCAAAAGTGCCCAGCGTGTTTCTAAAGTTTAA